The genomic DNA CTGAATTAAtgaaagtttttaaaatgaaacaagacaaaatttttttatttcattaaaaaactgaatgacactttaaaagaaaaaataggaaaatatCTAATTATTACAAGCAAGAGTCATCATCAAGGAAGTTGGAAAGTATACAATAGTTTGGTATCAATAAACAGTTCTTTGGTGATCAGTAAGGAACAAATCGGTAAAACATGACTAAATGTGATTATAAAGAGTTTTCTACAGTCACATATTAAAAGATCCACCAGGATAATAAGGACAGAGAAGAAGGAGCAGTGACATCATCGGTATGACATAGATATTAGCTTTTCTTAACTCTACAGGCACTGTTTGAACAGATTTGGCTGGTGCActgtatgtgggggggggggggggggctaaaggCAAAAAAGGATTAGGGTTGGAGAAATTGGTGGACATGCATTTCATAATCATAACTTTATACCAAACGTATTGAGTCAGTGCTGTGAGCCTCTGCACTGAGCCTCATAATCCTCTTAAAGGGAGAGCGACAGGAAACAACCTCAAAGTATTCGGTTATGTTTTCTAAACTTCTATGGTGGCGTAAGACCGAAGGACaggatgaaatacatttttaaagacaaacagaTTGCTATGTTGCAGCTTCAACTCAGTCCCAGGtgaaattttaattgatttcttCTTGATATTTTAGTTAGAAATCCTTTTACCTGAGGAACAATTAGAGGTGGACAAATGCTTTTACAATATCCAGCATGTTTCACATCATAATAAAGGCTTCCACTCCCaaacgatgacatcatctgagTTTTTTGTTCACACTACACTTATAAAAAGCTCAAAAACACAACTGTCATTctacattttaatataaatcaATGTATAAAGTTGACAGTGtttgtaaaaaaaccccaaaacaactAAATCTGCAGTGACGATGCTTTTTAGTTCTGTCTATACAACTTCCGCATCTGCCCCAAACTAATTTCTCTTTGATTTAATCGTAACTCgcttctgctgctctgctgctctgTCTGGATCTAGAAAAACCAGAAGCATTTGATTACAAAAGAattaatgtgatttaaaatgctGACTCTGCAGCTTTGCTTCCTGCCTTGCTGCATTTCTTACAGATAGAGTTTAATACATGTCATGTTTTTGACATCTTGCACCACCCAAACCAAAGAACAAATATCGGTCACGTCTGCCGAATCTCTTTAGGGCATGGAACAATCATAATCTTCGTCAACTTGTgcacatcctcttcctcctcctcatcttcctctccctccatcttcacACCAGTGCATAGTCAAACTGCCCTCTGTCCAGTGCTTCCTTGTGGTCTGTCCAGGATGATGCCGGCATGCTGCTGTAGGGATCCAACAAGATACGGACGCATCGAACGACgaggaagagcagcagcagcagcagcaggccgaCGAAACACAGGGCCGTCCCCTGCTCGGGGTGTCCTACCATGGGCTGGAGGACTGTTGGGGCCCTGGGGAACCCCGGtggagcaggagaggagaggtcaTAGTCCACAACCCAGTAGTTTGTGTCGCTCATCTTGGAATGAGAGAATGTTTTCAAGGTTGAAATAAGTAACtggtttatttttcagtcaGAATGTTTACGGGATGTCTCGGCTCTGCTGGGTCATCTTTGTTAAACCCATAGGGAGATCACATAGTGGAATCTGGCGGATGTCAGCCACACGGTTTTCCACCAGCCACAGGGCAGCAAAAATTGGTCCTGCAGAAATAACACGGGGCAAATCAGTAGTGCAAGATAATAAACCCTCAGGTGAAGCGAGCAGCAAGCTGAGGCATGAGAACGGAGGTTTAATTTGATTTCGCTGGTGCTGCTCATGCATCGTTCTCGCTTTCGCTCCAGAGGAACTAACGGCACAAACGCTGAAGTCTTAACTTCAGATGATCCTTGTGGATTGTAATTTAACCAATAAATCATAATTAAATTtgcattacatttcatttatcaGTAACTTTATATTTTGTTATACTAGGGTATTATCATTACgtattattattgtaaatatttgttaatattattattattgttttaatatcttaattttcttcaacGTATACTCTCCCTGTATTTGTGGTCAGAACATGTGAGAAATTCACATGTGAGAACAACATCTCactttgggatcattaaagtatatctaatgTAAgataatctaatctaatctaattattTTAAGTGTCATCCATCGATCATCCTTGTTTCATGTCTACCTCTTTCCTGAACTCATGTACAACACAGCCtaagataaataaaacaagCGCTGATGAGGGAAGAGAAACATGTCAAGCAATCCCTCAGAGATTCGCTGCACTtttgctcaaaaaaaaaaccccactctCCATCTGCAGCCTCTTTAATGGGCTGTGGAGTGGAGAGATATTTCCTGCAGTAGGTGCACTCCCAAGTCAGCATTTTCTATTCCAGGAGGCTTCATGTCCCTCCGTTACCACCACGCAGACTCTTGAAAAGACATGTTGATAGCTCCTCTGCTCTGCGGATGATGGGGCTGAAGGGCCAAGCGCAGCTTTAATAGGAGACTTGAAGACATAATGAAAGAAAGTGCCTGTCTCAGAATCAATTATCAAATGGCCTGTGGTTACCTCAGGTTGGACGACTGAGGATTGAAGCTGCATGCAGGGGAAGGCGAAATGAAAACTCACAGGTCAACAAAGAGAACATGAGTGTTTGGTTGTTAGGTGCAAACAGATGACCACAAtatgatttttgttgtttctgctgatggaaataataaaataaaatttcataaaCTTGCTTTTCCTGCATAGAAAATTTCCttgtttgatgtattttttatcagaacatcagaaaacttgattttttttttattgtacaacTCAGACTTAAATCCATTTATCTACATAGTGAAAATACACTGTTATGCAACGCAGCACAACATCTGCTTGACACTGCATTTTCTGCTACATTGGCAGTAAATGCAGTGCGAGGGGAGGCTTCTGTATATTATAACCCCATCTAGTTGCTATATGTGAGCAAACTCTGCAGATGCGTGGTTCTACTGAAGATTGAGGGTTTTGAAATGCAATCCAAACGTCTTCAGGTCACGATGAAGTGCAGAAATCACAGGATCCAGAATAAAGatggacaacaaaaacaaagaatagttTAAATCATCTGATCGAGGAATAAAAAGGATCAGAGATCCTCAGTCAGAGACCAGCTTTGGCTGCTGATGACATAAACTCAATCACAATCATACCGAAAATAAAAGCTGATCCAGATCGGATATGAAATGTGtacaaatgtttgaaaatcaCTGTTTTTATCAGCCATAAACTTAGGAGACAGCAGATTTATGGCAGATGTGCAGCGACAGAGGACATGTAGTGACATAAGGCGTTCCTCGTGCAGATAATACCTGTAATACCTCCCACCTCTGCTCACGGATTAAAGACAGCAGCTCTGAAATCAATGAGGATTTCACCAAATAAAAAGGATGAGTTATGCTGTCTGGAATAAACTCTGAATGCTTTTGACCAATCTGTGTCCTTTTAGATTTTATGGCATTAAAAATGCTTCTATGTGGTCAGAACCCCTTTCATTCCTGCTGGCAGTGTTGTCTGATTACATCACCATAGAGACCGGATGGAACTGGACTGTCATTGTTCAATTTAAGGAAAAATCTTGATTACAGAAAGGTCTGAAAGTATTTAGAAGATTTAAATACAGGGGTGATAAAATTCTAACccctcttattattattattattattattattatacattttattacattattgttcACCTGGGATGAATTTCCTTTATCTCaggtgaataattttttttttttttgtacattaacGTCTTGTTTCAGTGTCTCTGATGAACACAATGTGGAACAGCGCTCTATAAATAATGGAtgcattaaatatttactttttagcacttcatttgatcatttttcaGAAAACCTTTCACGAAGTCACAGTTAAATCCTGACATCCCGGGTTATGAAGCGCACGATCTTTAACTTTTGCGGAGGTGAGAAATGATTCGTTGACTGAACGCGTAGCATCCCGACATCCACGGACCCGAGTGGACttaattaaagtaataaaagttCTCTTAAAGTTAACAAACAGACATACTTTTTTCCCTTGGAGACGTGTCGTCCAGTCTTCAGGTGATGatcagcagcagctccatgcgcaccgtcctcctcctcctcctctttatcATCCAgccctgctgctcctcctgttgTTGGTCCAGAGCTTTAAGTCCCCTCCGTCCGTGGGACCCGCCCCTCACCCCTCCCGGCGTGTCCCTCCATCCGCGGCCACTTAGGCTCTCATTGATCACAGCGGATAATACTTCCGTTTGGATGGATGCGTAAAGCGCGTAAAGCGCGTAAAGCGCCCAAAGCCGTGCGCGGCTTTTACGTTACATAATCGGAGCGTGGAAAAAGTGGAAGTGTTTGAGGGCTTCCACGCAGCACAGCATCACAGACGGATCAGTGGTGTATTTCCCATCGTCTCGTTTCGTTAGAATGATTTTACACCAATCAACAGAAACTTTTCACATCGTGTCAagcacgcaaaaaaaaaaaagtccataaaGAGTTTTCTGGTTCGTCCAtaagtttttattctgttttgagGAATGTCGAAGAAAAGACTCCTGTGTACAAATGACCATCTAAGAAACATCTGATCATTCTgggacattttaaaataacttccTGGAATAATCTTCCTGAGAATTATTactaattattaaaataatatgtggtaaaaaaaaatgggaTGAGGCCTTCTAGAAAGACTGCACCTTTAGGTCCTATATGAAATTATACAGGGCAGAAATTCACTCAAGAGGTGCATAAATGGTTGATAAATGATGATCTGATGACCTCCATTAGGAAGATAAACAATCAGAGAGCTTCAGGACAGGAATTAGTTTAGATAGTCAGGATAAATGAATGGTGTCTagaattttttccacttttttaacttctttttgttatttaaatgattcagaaatcaagtgtgtgtgtctatatatgtatgtatgtatgtatgtatgtatgtatgtatgtatgtatgtatgtatgtatgtatgtatgtatgtatgtatgtatgtatgtatatgtatatatgtatgtatatatgtatgtatatatgtatatatgtatgtgtgtgtgtgtgtgtgtgtgtgtatatatatatatatatatatagatagatatatataaCACACTTTAAACCCCTTGTGTTGGTGGTCATCCACATAAATCACACAGTTTTAACGGTTTTATACACTCATATAAATGAATATAGGACTGACTTGACATCTTATATCAGACATGTCAAGTTTGTcaactacacacaaacacacacaaacgcacgcaaaaaaaacaaaacatttgaagaACAAAACAAGTGATTCACCGGGTGCCTGCAGCTCGGCTCCAGACTCTCACTGTGAGCAGTAATGAACTGACACAATTAACGCCACATAAACACCGGGACAGATGCCGTGTCTCCCCGCCGGAGGCCACATGGGATCCACCAGTGGGTTTAATTACTTGTCAGTGGGTTGTAACACTAACCTGAAGGGGCTCGTAATCAAATCGCACTCAGCGGTGCTTCAGTAGGTCGCCCACCAGGGTCACGACTGATACGGTCTCCAGCCTGCCAGGTTACGACATCCAGCATTCCGCTCATAGTCCTCACTGTGACTAATGGGTCGCCAGCAGGTCAGGCtgtgggtcaaaggtcagatgtaGGTCACCGCTGTAGGATATCTGCTCAGCTGTGGTTAAAACCAAACCTGTCAGACCTAGAATGAAGGAATTTAGTGCCTTTGTCacaacaaaatgtcaaacatgctAAAAATGTAGCTGCATCCAGCAACAAACTTAGAGAAGAATGTTGCTTTGTATAAAATGCAAACAACCACAGCATTAAATCTAAAAATTAAAACCAACAACATGAGTTTTATGAGATGtaaatgttgtgtaaaatgtgCTTACGTAACGATCTGACGGAGCTGTACACACCGTACTGAAAGCCATTTTATTATGTATGCTGGAGCACAGCTTGGTATGGACATTGTGGGTCAACAAGAACATCCAATAATAACTAAAGAAGTAGATAAAGGAAAGTAGAACACCGCCTTCAAGGCCTCTTCTGCTTCCAGGCTGTTGTGTTGGTGCGTCCAACCTTTTTTATTCGGACAGAATAGGAGCTCCACCGCTGGAGGGAAGAACATGAACTTCCTTCTGATGATGAAAGCTCTcacttatgttttttttctttcaccatCAACCTCTGCTGCACTTAAGACACGGAAACATATGGAAAAATGTCCCAAATACACTGTGATTGTATTCACTTTAATGTAGCTTGAGGGGTTTGTCCATTCACACATGGACTCCCGGTTGGAGGACTTTGGAGAACGTCCCCAGCCATCCATCAACACAGACAGTTATGGGATGGAATCCGCTATAGATATCGGCCTGGCGCCTGAATCTACAGGAACATGTTATTTAAAGCCTGATCTATCATCACTATACGACCAAATCCATAGGTTTATCAACCTGTGTCAACGGCCAGATCCATGAGCATTGATCAAACCAGGTCCACTTTGAAATTAgaacaccccccaacccccaccacacacacacacacacacacacacacacacacacacacacacacacacacacacacacacacagcatgcatTTTAATGCACAATATTGTACATACAAACCTGCTGACTCGGCAGATGCTTGGATGAAACAAACAATGATGCAGCAACATTTATTCTGCAGATGGATCGTATGACTGGTTAAACatagtgagaaaaaaataatatacagtaatttatttcatcagttcagagttaaaataaaaaagttgaaGCAGGGATATGACGAGTAAATCTTAGGGAGAAGCTTGAAGTGCAAGCTCTGAAGAATTAATCATtcagataaaatttaaaaaaaactagtaGCTATCAATCTAACAGATTGATTTACgcaaaattatttataaatgGCTGGTTCACCTTTGTGATTTGACTAATCAATGAGGCCATAATACTAAAACTTTGAAGACCAAACATCAATTTCATAACCAGTTCTGTGAAAGGCAGGattagaaacaaataaaatctgaattttaaacCATCAGATATTCTgatttgttttcacacattAAATGAACAAAGATGATATTTCAGTTGACGGAGGAAAAACACCTGAGGTGTATAATTAATGGGTTGCACCAACACTCATTCTGTGGGTCAATCAGAGAACTTGTCTGCTTTATTGTAAAATCAACTTATCTATATGTAGGATGGGTGAGAATTGACAGCATGACAATGAGTCACCTTTGACTGATTTAAAACAGTAGAATCTTCTTTTTtccaggtgtttgtgtgtttttgcaactGATTTaagtccattaaaaaaaatttaaaaaaaatttttccccCCCTGGGACTCAAAACTGGcatatttttaaacatcttGACTTGACAGTCCAGAAAAGAGAATCTCATGTGACACGCGAGTCAAGTCattcaatacattttaaatgcattcgTTCATACAGGTTTTCTACTTTAAAAGCATACATAAAACATTGTAGCCCAAATGAACGACGTGCAACATGAGACGGCAGATCATTTCCAGACAAACACACGTTTAAACCCGActgaacatttatatttacaggCCTGTAGCTACGATTCATTTCTTACCTGATATACAAAATGTACAACATCTGGTGCTTCACCCTTAGATAAATACTAACAGAGATTTACATTATTCTGCTGCTGTTTATCTCAGCACGGACCCTGAATACATGATCCACTACATTACAATCATCTTAATCGTTGAGTATCTTTTAAGAATATGTTGCAAAAACCTGCAAGAAGCGAGCAGAAGACACAGATTTCTCTTCCATCTTCATCCCACTGAAAGGTAACTGAATTCTACGTGAAATGTCCCTTTAGCCTGACGTATGGGACCAGCTTGTCTTCCTGGTGATGTGATATGGAATGCATGACACCGCGAGAACGCTgtccattattattttcattagtATTATTATCCTTAAAACCCAGACACCAGGCTGGAATGGATGGACGGTACTGCTGGATGTAAAAAACGAAGCTCCTCTTTCAGTCGGTCATCCCGTCCACTCAAAACTCACACGGACGTTCAATATTCATAGTTCACCTGGAAACCTAACCAGCGCAAAAGACcatgacacgcacacacacacacacacctacacacacacaggtggacaGTGAGGTTTCTCTGCATACGTCATCTGCTAGGAATCAGTCTCCATGTTTATGAACGCGCTGCACCTCCACGTGGATGAATAAATACATGACAACATAAATCCTCTAGAGAGcaacaggaaatgtgtgtgcaaATACATTCTCTGGCAACACAGAGGCATCCGTCCTCAGACGCTGAAGTATATGAGCAACTGTGAATCAGTACGTTCATGTGCTCCCGGCACTTCCTCTTAATTTGTCTTCTTCTGCCGTTTTTCACAGTTTGTTTGTCTCGATTGGAACTTGAACTTTGCTCCTAGAGGATCTGCTCCGTGCTGGAGGCAGACATGTCCAGGAGTCTCCAGG from Antennarius striatus isolate MH-2024 chromosome 18, ASM4005453v1, whole genome shotgun sequence includes the following:
- the LOC137612754 gene encoding cortexin-1, coding for MSDTNYWVVDYDLSSPAPPGFPRAPTVLQPMVGHPEQGTALCFVGLLLLLLLFLVVRCVRILLDPYSSMPASSWTDHKEALDRGQFDYALV